One stretch of Cygnus olor isolate bCygOlo1 chromosome 1, bCygOlo1.pri.v2, whole genome shotgun sequence DNA includes these proteins:
- the LOC121069354 gene encoding histone H1.01, with product MSETAPAAAPDAPAPAAKAAGKKPKKAAGGSRARRPAGPSVTELITKAVAASKERKGLSLAALKKALAAGGYDVEKNNSRIKLGLKSLVGKGTLVQTKGTGASGSFRLSKKPGEVKEKAPKKRAAAAKPKKPAAKKPAGAAKKPKKPAVKKSPKKAKKPAAAATKKAAKSPKKAAKAGRPKKAAKSPAKAKAVKPKAAKPKAAKPKAAKAKKAAPKKK from the coding sequence ATGTCCGAGAccgctcccgccgccgctcccgATGCGCCCGCGCCCGCCGCCAAGGCCGCCGGCAAGAAGCCGAAGAAGGCGGCGGGCGGCTCCAGGGCGCGCAGGCCCGCGGGCCCCAGCGTCACCGAGCTGATCACCAAGGCCGTGGCCGCCTCCAAGGAGCGCAAGGGGCTCTCCCTCGCCGCGCTCAAGAAGGCGCTGGCCGCCGGCGGCTACGACGTGGAGAAGAACAACAGCCGCATCAAGCTGGGGCTCAAGAGCCTCGTCGGCAAGGGCACCCTGGTGCAGACCAAGGGCACCGGCGCCTCCGGCTCCTTCCGCCTCAGCAAGAAGCCCGGCGAGGTGAAGGAGAAGGCGCCCAAGAAGCGGGCGGCCGCGGCCAAGCCCAAGAAGCCGGCGGCCAAGAAGCCCGCCGGCGCCGCCAAGAAGCCCAAGAAGCCGGCGGTGAAGAAGAGCCCCAAGAAAGCCAAGAAGCCGGCGGCTGCTGCCACCAAGAAGGCTGCCAAGAGCCCCAAGAAGGCCGCCAAGGCTGGCCGCCCTAAGAAGGCAGCAAAGAGCCCGGCCAAGGCGAAGGCGGTGAAGCCCAAAGCTGCCAAGCCCAAGGCAGCCAAGCCGAAAGCAGCCAAGGCGAAGAAGGCGGCGCCCAAGAAGAAGTAA
- the LOC121069482 gene encoding histone H4: MSGRGKGGKGLGKGGAKRHRKVLRDNIQGITKPAIRRLARRGGVKRISGLIYEETRGVLKVFLENVIRDAVTYTEHAKRKTVTAMDVVYALKRQGRTLYGFGG; encoded by the coding sequence atGTCCGGCAGAGGCAAGGGCGGGAAGGGGCTCGGCAAGGGGGGCGCCAAGCGGCACCGCAAGGTGCTGCGCGACAACATCCAGGGCATCACCAAGCCGGCCATCCGGCGCCtggcgcggcgcggcggcgtCAAGCGCATCTCGGGGCTTATCTACGAGGAGACGCGCGGCGTGCTCAAGGTCTTCCTGGAGAACGTGATCCGCGACGCCGTCACCTACACCGAGCACGCCAAGCGCAAGACGGTCACGGCCATGGACGTGGTCTACGCCCTCAAGCGCCAGGGACGCACCCTCTACGGCTTCGGCGGCTAA
- the LOC121069408 gene encoding histone H2A type 2-C — MSGRGKQGGKARAKAKSRSSRAGLQFPVGRVHRLLRKGNYAERVGAGAPVYLAAVLEYLTAEILELAGNAARDNKKTRIIPRHLQLAIRNDEELNKLLGKVTIAQGGVLPNIQAVLLPKKTESHKAKSK, encoded by the coding sequence ATGTCTGGGCGCGGGAAGCAGGGCGGGAAGGCGCGGGCCAAGGCCAAGTCGCGCTCGTCGCGGGCCGGGCTGCAGTTCCCCGTGGGCCGCGTGCACCGGCTGCTGCGCAAGGGCAACTACGCGGAGCGGGTGGGCGCCGGCGCCCCGGTGTACCTGGCGGCCGTGCTGGAGTACCTGACGGCCGAGATCCTGGAGCTGGCGGGCAACGCGGCCCGCGACAACAAGAAGACGCGCATCATCCCCCGCCACCTGCAGCTGGCCATCCGCAACGACGAGGAGCTCAACAAGCTGCTGGGCAAGGTCACCATCGCGCAGGGCGGGGTGCTGCCCAACATCCAGGCCGTGCTGCTGCCCAAGAAGACCGAAAGCCACAAGGCGAAGAGCAAGTAA
- the LOC121069370 gene encoding histone H3 — MARTKQTARKSTGGKAPRKQLATKAARKSAPATGGVKKPHRYRPGTVALREIRRYQKSTELLIRKLPFQRLVREIAQDFKTDLRFQSSAVMALQEASEAYLVGLFEDTNLCAIHAKRVTIMPKDIQLARRIRGERA; from the coding sequence ATGGCGCGCACGAAGCAGACGGCGCGTAAGTCGACGGGCGGGAAGGCGCCCCGCAAGCAGCTGGCCACCAAGGCGGCCCGCAAGAGCGCGCCGGCCACGGGCGGCGTGAAGAAGCCGCACCGCTACCGGCCCGGCACGGTGGCGCTGCGCGAGATCCGCCGCTACCAGAAGTCGACGGAGCTGCTGATCCGCAAGCTGCCCTTCCAGCGGCTGGTGCGCGAGATCGCGCAGGACTTCAAGACCGACCTGCGCTTCCAGAGCTCGGCCGTGATGGCGCTGCAGGAGGCGAGCGAGGCCTACCTGGTGGGGCTCTTCGAGGACACCAACCTGTGCGCCATCCACGCCAAGCGCGTCACCATCATGCCCAAGGACATCCAGCTCGCCCGCCGCATCCGCGGGGAGCGTGCATAA
- the LOC121069504 gene encoding uncharacterized protein LOC121069504, translated as MSGRGKGGKGLGKGGAKRHRKVLRDNIQGITKPAIRRLARRGGVKRISGLIYEETRGVLKVFLENVIRDAVTYTEHAKRKTVTAMDVVYALKRQGRSPWQRRLIHQWRAMARTKQTARKSTGGKAPRKQLATKAARKSAPATGGVKKPHRYRPGTVALREIRRYQKSTELLIRKLPFQRLVREIAQDFKTDLRFQSSAVMALQEASEAYLVGLFEDTNLSSSSAMSGRGKGGKGLGKGGAKRHRKVLRDNIQGITKPAIRRLARRGGVKRISGLIYEETRGVLKVFLENVIRDAVTYTEHAKRKTVTAMDVVYALKRQGRTLYGFGG; from the exons atGTCCGGCAGAGGCAAGGGCGGGAAGGGGCTCGGCAAGGGGGGTGCCAAGCGGCACCGCAAGGTGCTGCGCGACAACATCCAGGGCATCACCAAGCCGGCCATCCGGCGCCtggcgcggcgcggcggcgtCAAGCGCATCTCGGGGCTCATCTACGAGGAGACGCGCGGCGTGCTCAAGGTCTTCCTGGAGAACGTGATCCGCGACGCCGTCACCTACACCGAGCACGCCAAGCGCAAGACGGTCACGGCCATGGACGTGGTCTACGCCCTCAAGCGCCAGGGAC GCTCCCCTTGGCAGCGGCGGCTGATCCATCAGTGGCGGGCGATGGCGCGCACGAAGCAGACGGCGCGTAAGTCGACGGGCGGGAAGGCGCCCCGCAAGCAGCTGGCCACCAAGGCGGCCCGCAAGAGCGCGCCGGCCACGGGCGGCGTGAAGAAGCCGCACCGCTACCGGCCCGGCACGGTGGCGCTGCGCGAGATCCGCCGCTACCAGAAGTCGACGGAGCTGCTGATCCGCAAGCTGCCCTTCCAGCGGCTGGTGCGCGAGATCGCGCAGGACTTCAAGACCGACCTGCGCTTCCAGAGCTCGGCCGTGATGGCGCTGCAGGAGGCGAGCGAGGCCTACCTGGTGGGGCTCTTCGAGGACACCAACCT cagcagcagcagcgccatGTCTGGCAGAGGCAAGGGCGGGAAGGGGCTCGGCAAGGGGGGCGCCAAGCGGCACCGCAAGGTGCTGCGCGACAACATCCAGGGCATCACCAAGCCGGCCATCCGGCGCCtggcgcggcgcggcggcgtCAAGCGCATCTCGGGGCTCATCTACGAGGAGACGCGCGGCGTGCTCAAGGTCTTCCTGGAGAACGTGATCCGCGACGCCGTCACCTACACCGAGCACGCCAAGCGCAAGACGGTCACGGCCATGGACGTGGTCTACGCCCTCAAGCGCCAGGGACGCACCCTCTACGGCTTCGGCGGCTAA
- the LOC121069346 gene encoding histone H1.03 — protein sequence MAETAPVAAPDVAAVPSAPAKATPAKKPKKAAGGSKARKPAGPSVTELITKAVAASKERKGLSLAALKKALAAGGYDVEKSNSRIKLGLKSLVSKGTLVQTKGTGASGSFRLSKKPGEVKEKAPKKRAAAAKPKKPAAKKPVGAAKKPAVRKSPKKAKKPAAAATKKAAKSPKKATKAAKPKKATAAKSPAKAVKPKAAKPKVAKPKAAKAKKAAPKKK from the coding sequence ATGGCTGAGACCGCTCCCGTCGCTGCGCCCGATGTCGCCGCCGTTCCTTCGGCTCCGGCCAAGGCAACCCCCGCCAAGAAGCCGAAGAAGGCGGCGGGCGGCTCCAAGGCGCGCAAGCCCGCGGGCCCCAGCGTCACCGAGCTGATCACCAAGGCCGTGGCCGCCTCCAAGGAGCGCAAGGGGCTCTCCCTCGCCGCGCTCAAGAAGGCGCTGGCTGCTGGTGGATACGATGTGGAAAAGAGTAACAGCCGCATCAAGCTGGGGCTCAAGAGCCTTGTCAGCAAGGGCACCCTGGTGCAGACCAAGGGCACCGGCGCCTCCGGCTCCTTCCGCCTCAGCAAGAAGCCCGGCGAGGTGAAGGAGAAGGCGCCCAAGAAGCGGGCGGCCGCGGCCAAGCCCAAGAAGCCGGCGGCCAAGAAGCCCGTCGGCGCCGCCAAGAAGCCGGCGGTGAGGAAGAGCCCCAAGAAAGCCAAGAAGCCGGCGGCTGCTGCCACCAAGAAGGCGGCCAAGAGCCCCAAGAAAGCGACCAAGGCTGCCAAGCCCAAAAAGGCAACGGCAGCGAAGAGTCCGGCGAAGGCGGTGAAGCCCAAAGCTGCCAAGCCCAAAGTGGCCAAGCCGAAAGCGGCTAAAGCAAAGAAGGCGGCGCCCAAGAAGAAGTAA
- the LOC121069480 gene encoding histone H4 encodes MSGRGKGGKGLGKGGAKRHRKVLRDNIQGITKPAIRRLARRGGVKRISGLIYEETRGVLKVFLENVIRDAVTYTEHAKRKTVTAMDVVYALKRQGRTLYGFGG; translated from the coding sequence ATGTCCGGCAGAGGCAAGGGCGGGAAGGGGCTCGGCAAGGGGGGCGCCAAGCGGCACCGCAAGGTGCTGCGCGACAACATCCAGGGCATCACCAAGCCGGCCATCCGGCGCCtggcgcggcgcggcggcgtCAAGCGCATCTCGGGGCTCATCTACGAGGAGACGCGCGGCGTGCTCAAGGTCTTCCTGGAGAACGTGATCCGCGACGCCGTCACCTACACCGAGCACGCCAAGCGCAAGACGGTCACGGCCATGGACGTGGTCTACGCCCTCAAGCGCCAGGGACGCACCCTCTACGGCTTCGGCGGCTAA
- the LOC121069400 gene encoding histone H3, producing the protein MARTKQTARKSTGGKAPRKQLATKAARKSAPATGGVKKPHRYRPGTVALREIRRYQKSTELLIRKLPFQRLVREIAQDFKTDLRFQSSAVMALQEASEAYLVGLFEDTNLCAIHAKRVTIMPKDIQLARRIRGERA; encoded by the coding sequence ATGGCGCGCACGAAGCAGACGGCGCGTAAGTCGACGGGCGGGAAGGCGCCCCGCAAGCAGCTGGCCACCAAGGCGGCCCGCAAGAGCGCGCCGGCCACGGGCGGCGTGAAGAAGCCGCACCGCTACCGGCCCGGCACGGTGGCGCTGCGCGAGATCCGCCGCTACCAGAAGTCGACGGAGCTGCTGATCCGCAAGCTGCCCTTCCAGCGGCTGGTGCGCGAGATCGCGCAGGACTTCAAGACCGACCTGCGCTTCCAGAGCTCGGCCGTGATGGCGCTGCAGGAGGCGAGCGAGGCCTACCTGGTGGGGCTCTTCGAGGACACCAACTTGTGCGCCATCCACGCCAAGCGCGTCACCATCATGCCCAAGGACATCCAGCTCGCCCGCCGCATCCGCGGGGAGCGCGCCTGa